The genomic region GGTCGTGGACCGAGGCCAGGGGTGACGACGTCGTTGACAGTCCCGCGCCACGTTCCATGCCCCGAGGCTAGCGAGACGTGGTCTCCGCGCGCACGCGATCACACGTGAGCAGGTCCACACCCACGAACGACATCACGCCCGCACCGCCCCGCACGAACCGGCGCCGCAGCTCCCCCGTGATCTCGATGACGTCACCCTCGGTGAGTCGGGCCGCCTTGCGTCGCAGGGCCGACGACCACGCGGTGAGCTCGATCGTGTCGATGCCGACCTTCGAGCGCTTGCGGGCGGCGGGGCTGCGCGGCACCACGATGCGAAGACTCACGAGCTCGTCACCGCTCGGCAGGGTGCGCGTCTCGGGTGTGCCCGAGACGCGGCCGCGGAGCCGCACCGCGTTGTCAGGGAAGTGACCATCCGGGTTCTCGTCCATGACGACAGCCTCGACCGCCGGGACCCGGGGGTCGACGATCGAGGACCTCGCTGTGGACGCCCCCGACCTGTGGACGCCCGCTCACGGGCGGCGCGGCGCCGTCACTCCAGCTCGGCGAGCCGCTCCGCCGCGTCGGTGGAGTGATCGCCGTCGGTGGCCACCGTGCGGTGGAACCACTCCACGGCCTCGTCGCGCCGACCAGCGGCGAGCAGGGCGTCGGCGTACGCATAGCGAAGGCGAGGCACCCACGGCGCACGGGAGGCTGAGCTCAGCGACTCGGTCTCGAGCAGCCGGATGGCGGCCTCGACCTGGCCCAGGTCACGACGGGCGCCAGCCACGACGATGCTGAGCTCGACGTTGCCGGCGTCGTCCAGGACCTTGCGGACCTCAGGCGTGTCGTACGCGAGCGCCTTCTCCGGGCGGCGCAGGGCGCGCTCGCAGTCGGCCATCATGGGCGCGTACATCTGCTGACCGCTCAGGCGGCGGGCAGCACGAAACTCCGCCAACGCCTCCGAGAACTTCCCGGCGGCATAGGCGGTCTCTCCGCACGCCTCACGAATGAGGGCGTTGCGGTTGGCCCGGGCCTTGGCGGCCAGGGCGTGCAGGTAGGCGGTCTCCGGATCAGTGGCAATGAGAAGTCCGGCCATCACCAGATGGCGCGAGACACGATCGGACAGCTTTTCCGGCAGACCCTGCAGGGCCTGCTTGGCGTACTTGTCGAGATCGTTCGCGCTGACATCGTCCGGGATCGGCGGACCGTCGTAGATCTTCTGGTCGACGGTGCGCTCCTCGCGCTCAGGTCGACCGGGGCGACCGCGCCCGCCCTGCTGCGGACGGCCACCGGAGCCGGAGCCCTGGGGACGACCGCCACCGGAACCGCCCTGCTGCGGACGGCCGCCCGAACGTGGACGGTCTCCTCCGCGCTGGGGCCGATCGTCCTGACGACGCTCGCCGCGTCCGCCCTGGCGATCGCTCCGACCCGGACGGTCGCTCGAACCCTTGCGGTCTCCACGACCCTGACGGGGAGCGTCACTCATGTCCAACCTCCGAAATTACAGGTGAAATGCAGCGAGGCCGCTCCCGAAGGAGCGGCCTCGCGCTAAAAATTGTCCGGCGACGTCCTACTCTCCCACACCGTCTCCAGTGCAGTACCATCGGCGCTGAAGGGCTTGACTTCCGGGTTCGGAATGTAACCGGGTATTTCCCCTTCGCCATGGTCGCCGAAACTCTATTGAGCTGACAAAACCAAGCGAGATACTGGCCACCCATCAATGATGGGACCAGTTCTCATGGTTCCCGGCCGCAGCTCGGGAACCTCACAGTGGACGCGACTTCGTAGTGGTGAAACAAGCCCTCGGCCTATTAGTACCGGTCGGCTGCATGCATTGCTGCACTTCCACCTCCGGCCTATCAACCCAGTGGTCTGCTGGGGGCCTTACCTGGTTATCCAGTGGGTAACCTCATCTTGAAACGTGCTTCCCGCTTAGATGCTTTCAGCGGTTATCACTTCCGAACGTAGCTAACCAGCAGTGCTCCTGGCGGAACAACTGGCACACCAGAGGTTCGTCCACCCCGGTCCTCTCGTACTAGGGGCAGCCTTTCTCAAGTTACCTACGCGCGCGGCGGATAGGGACCGAACTGTCTCACGACGTTCTAAACCCAGCTCGCGTGCCGCTTTAATGGGCGAACAGCCCAACCCTTGGGACCTGCTACGGCCCCAGGATGCGACGAGCCGACATCGAGGTGCCAAACCATCCCGTCGATATGGACTCTTGGGGAAGATCAGCCTGTTATCCCCGGGGTACCTTTTATCCGTTGAGCGACGCCGCTTCCACATGCCAGCGCCGGATCACTAGTCCCGACTTTCGTCCCTGCTCGAGTTGTCACTCTCACAGTCAAGCTCCCTTGTGCACTTACACTCGAAACCTGATTGCCAACCAGGCTGAGGGAACCTTTGGGCGCCTCCGTTACATTTTAGGAGGCAACCGCCCCAGTTAAACTACCCATCAGGCACTGTCCCTGATCCAGATAATGGACCTAGGTTAGATATCTAGTACAGTCAGAGTGGTATTTCAACGTTGACTCCACCTGAACTGGCGTCCAAGCTTCAAAGTCTCCCACCTATCCTACACAAACTGAACCAAACACCAATACCAAACTATAGTAAAGGTCCCGGGGTCTTTCCGTCCTGCCGCGCGTAACGAGCATCTTTACTCGTAGTGCAATTTCGCCGAGTCCATGGTTGAGACAGCGCCCAAGTCGTTACTCCATTCGTGCAGGTCGGAACTTACCCGACAAGGAATTTCGCTACCTTAGGATGGTTATAGTTACCACCGCCGTTTACTGGGGCTTAAGTTCTGTGCTTCGCTTGCGCTGACACGTCCCCTTAACCTTCCAGCACCGGGCAGGAGTCAGTCCGTATACGGCGTCTTTCGACTTAGCACGGACCTGTGTTTTTAGTAAACAGTCGCTTGGGCCTGGTCTCTGCGACCTTCAACGCTTCTGGGAGCAAGTCCCATAACGAATCCGGTCCCCCTTCTCCCGAAGTTACGGGGGCATTTTGCCGAGTTCCTTAACCATGGTTCACTCGATCACCTTAGTATTCTCTACCTGACCACCTGAGTCGGTTTGGGGTACGGGCGGCTCTGAATCTCGCTAGATGCTTTTCTCGGCAGCATAGGATCACTCACTTCGACTAAAACGTCTCCGCATCGGCTCTCAGGCATATGAGTGACGGATTTGCCTATCACTCGCCCTACGACCTTGCCCGTGGACTACCATCGCCACGGTTGAGCTACCTTCCTGCGTCACACCATTGCTTGCTTACTACCAGATCGGGTCGTGCGCTCTGCCGGCCAATGTCTCCGAAGAGACTGGAGGCCGGTTTCGGGCACTTAGCATCACTGGATTCTGCATGGGCGATTCAATGCCGGTACGGGAATATCAGCCCGTTGTCCATCGACTACGCCTGTCGGCCTCGCCTTAGGTCCCGACTTACCCAGGGAAGATTAGCTTGACCCTGGAACCCTTGGTCATTCGGTGGAGGAGTTTCTCACTCCTCATTCGCTACTCATGCCTGCATTCTCACTCGTGTGGCATCCACGGCTGGGTTACCCCGCCGCTTCACTCGCCACACGACGCTCCCCTACCGATCCATACGGCTGGACCACGAAGGCCTACCTATTATATGAATCCCATAGCTTCGGTGGATTGCTTGAGCCCCGCTAAATTGTCGGCGCGGAATCACTTGACCAGTGAGCTATTACGCACTCTTTCAAGGGTGGCTGCTTCTAAGCCAACCTCCTGGTTGTCTCTGCGACTCCACATCCTTTTCCACTTAGCAATCTCTTTGGGACCTTAGCTGATGGTCTGGGCTGTTTCCCTCTCGACTATGAAGCTTATCCCCCACAGTCTCACTGCTGCGCTCTCACTTACCGGCATTCGGAGTTTGGCTGGGTTCAGTAAGCTGGTAGGCCCCCTAGCCCATCCAGTGCTCTACCTCCGGCAAGAAACACGCAACGCTGCACCTAAATGCATTTCGGGGAGAACCAGCTATCACGGAGTTTGATTGGCCTTTCACCCCTATCCACAGGTCATCCCCCCAGTTTTTAACCTAGGTGGGTTCGGTCCTCCACGCGGTCTTACCCGCGCTTCAACCTGCCCATGGATAGATCACTCCGCTTCGGGTCTAGATCCAGCAACTCAATCGCCCTATTCGGACTCGCTTTCGCTACGGCTACGGCTCTACGCCTTAACCTCGCTACTGAACGCTAACTCGCAGGCTCATTCTTCAAAAGGCACGCTGTCACCCTTCACAAGGAAGAGCTCCAACGGATTGTATGCACATGGTTTCAGGTACTATTTCACTCCCCTCCCGGGGTACTTTTCACCTTTCCCTCACGGTACTAGTCCGCTATCGGTCATCGAGGAGTATTTAGGCTTAACGGGTGGTCCCGCTAGATTCACACCGAATTTCAGGGGTTCGGTGTTACTTGGGGTGACGCAAAAGAGCCATGAGCTTACGTATACGGGGGTCTCACCCTCTGTGCCGCGACTTTCCAGTCGCTTCAACTTCACTCATGGTTTGTGACTCTTTGTGAGTTCGGCAGAACCCACGTTGCGGCCCCACGACCCCCCAGTGACAACGCCTGCCGGCTATCACATCACTGAGGTTTGGCCTCTTCCGGTTTCGCTCGCCACTACTACCGGAATCACGGTTGTTTTCTCTTCCTGTGGGTACTGAGATGTTTCACTTCCCCACGTTCCCTCCAAACGCCCTATGTGTTCAGGCGCAGGTACCTGGACTTTCTTCCAGGTGGGTTTCCCCATTCGGACATCCCCGGATCACAGGTCGGTTGTCACCTTCCCGGGGCTTTTCGCAGACTCCAACGTCCTTCATCGGCTCTCGATGCCAAGGCATCCACCATGTGCACTTAGTAGCTTGTTGTTCATTACTACAAAGATGCTCGCGTCCACTGTGAAGTTCTCAAGATACGGTCGGTACCGTCCCGATGACCCACGCCTGCGAGCAAGAGCTCGTGGTTCGTGGAAAGGGCGGTCCGAGAGAGAAGGCTAAGAAGCCTGATCCCTCAGGACCCAACAGTGTGCCTGATTTGATGATCGCGCCGGCTGAGGTTCCGTCCTGGCAAGCCAGGTGTACTGACAGCGTTTGTCGCTCATCAAGCCAAATAGTCGACGTCCACTAGTGAGCGTCGTCGCGCAAGACATTCGCTTGCGATCGACGAGCCTGGATCAGATCCGAGGACCTGACCAGTTGCTCCTTAGAAAGGAGGTGATCCAGCCGCACCTTCCGGTACGGCTACCTTGTTACGACTTCGTCCCAATCGCCAGCCCCACCTTCGACGGCTCCCTCCACAAGGGTTGGGCCACCGGCTTCGGGTGTTGCCGACTTTCATGACGTGACGGGCGGTGTGTACAAGGCCCGGGAACGTATTCACCGCAGCGTTGCTGATCTGCGATTACTAGCGACTCCGACTTCATGGGGTCGAGTTGCAGACCCCAATCCGAACTGAGACCGGCTTTTTGGGATTCGCTCCACCTTGCGGTTTCGCAGCCCTTTGTACCGGCCATTGTAGCATGCTTGAAGCCCTGGACATAAGGGGCATGAAGACTTGACGTCATCCCCACCTTCCTCCGAGTTGACCCCGGCAGTCTCCTATGAGTCCCCACCATTACGTGCTGGCAACATAGGACGAGGGTTGCGCTCGTTGCGGGACTTAACCCAACATCTCACGACACGAGCTGACGACAGCCATGCACCACCTGTATACCGACCACAAGGGGGGCTACATCTCTGCAGCTTTCCGGTATATGTCAAACCCAGGTAAGGTTCTTCGCGTTGCATCGAATTAATCAGCATGCTCCGCCGCTTGTGCGGGCCCCCGTCAATTCCTTTGAGTTTTAGCCTTGCGGCCGTACTCCCCAGGCGGGGCGCTTAATGCGTTAGCTGCGGCACGGAGACCGTGGAAGGTCCCCACACCTAGCGCCCAACGTTTACGGCATGGACTACCAGGGTATCTAATCCTGTTCGCTCCCCATGCTTTCGCTCCTCAGCGTCAGGTAATGCCCAGAGAACCGCCTTCGCCACCGGTGTTCCTCCTGATATCTGCGCATTCCACCGCTACACCAGGAATTCCGTTCTCCCCTGCATCCCTCTAGTCTGCCCGTATCGGAAGCACGCTCAGGGTTAAGCCCTGAGTTTTCACTCCCGACGCGACAAACCGCCTACGAGCCCTTTACGCCCAATAATTCCGGACAACGCTCGGACCCTACGTATTACCGCGGCTGCTGGCACGTAGTTGGCCGGTCCTTCTTCTGCAGGTACCGTCACTTTCGCTTCGTCCCTGCTGAAAGAGGTTTACAACCCGAAGGCCGTCATCCCTCACGCGGCGTTGCTGGATCAGGCTTTCGCCCATTGTCCAATATTCCCCACTGCTGCCTCCCGTAGGAGTCTGGGCCGTGTCTCA from Aeromicrobium sp. Sec7.5 harbors:
- a CDS encoding tetratricopeptide repeat protein, producing MSDAPRQGRGDRKGSSDRPGRSDRQGGRGERRQDDRPQRGGDRPRSGGRPQQGGSGGGRPQGSGSGGRPQQGGRGRPGRPEREERTVDQKIYDGPPIPDDVSANDLDKYAKQALQGLPEKLSDRVSRHLVMAGLLIATDPETAYLHALAAKARANRNALIREACGETAYAAGKFSEALAEFRAARRLSGQQMYAPMMADCERALRRPEKALAYDTPEVRKVLDDAGNVELSIVVAGARRDLGQVEAAIRLLETESLSSASRAPWVPRLRYAYADALLAAGRRDEAVEWFHRTVATDGDHSTDAAERLAELE
- a CDS encoding single-stranded DNA-binding protein, whose protein sequence is MDENPDGHFPDNAVRLRGRVSGTPETRTLPSGDELVSLRIVVPRSPAARKRSKVGIDTIELTAWSSALRRKAARLTEGDVIEITGELRRRFVRGGAGVMSFVGVDLLTCDRVRAETTSR